One Pullulanibacillus sp. KACC 23026 DNA segment encodes these proteins:
- the rsmB gene encoding 16S rRNA (cytosine(967)-C(5))-methyltransferase RsmB, whose translation MTIRGLALQLIEQTHKQKAYSPLLLNQTIEKHQIEGRDAALLTQLVYGVLQRDLTLDFYLKGFVKPNQKIEDWVRYLLFLSIYQLVYLDRIPDHAIVSEAVNLAKKRGHKGIAGFVNGVLRNVIRRGVPSYESLPLPERLSVQYSHPLWLVERWMDHFGTEKAEAILAANNEPASVSVRVNPLKTTREEVMTRLIQDGMEVGLGSLSPDALIIKKGKVVNHPVFKQGLISIQDESSMLVGRALDVQPGMLVLDACAGPGGKTAHLAELMKDEGTIHALDLHKHKTSLIMDQANRLGLHSIHTTALDARSASDHFPEASFDRVLIDAPCTGFGVIRRKPEIKYTKSENDISQISAIQAAILSSCASLVKPGGKLVYSTCTIDREENSRQVEAFLAEHPEFDWDDTLADRLATVKEANEEALRNGWIQLLPSDSEGDGFFISCLVRKA comes from the coding sequence ATGACAATTAGGGGACTTGCCTTACAATTAATCGAACAAACACATAAGCAAAAGGCGTATAGTCCCCTGTTACTTAATCAAACGATCGAGAAGCATCAGATTGAAGGACGCGATGCTGCTTTATTGACTCAGCTTGTCTATGGTGTCCTTCAAAGAGATTTAACGCTTGATTTTTATCTTAAAGGCTTTGTTAAACCTAATCAAAAAATCGAGGATTGGGTTCGTTATTTGTTGTTTTTATCGATTTATCAGCTTGTTTACTTAGACCGAATTCCTGATCATGCCATCGTGAGTGAAGCGGTTAACCTTGCGAAAAAGCGCGGGCACAAAGGGATAGCAGGGTTTGTAAACGGAGTGCTGAGAAATGTGATAAGAAGAGGCGTTCCAAGCTATGAATCGCTTCCTTTGCCGGAAAGACTTTCTGTTCAGTACAGTCATCCGCTTTGGCTGGTAGAGCGCTGGATGGATCATTTTGGTACGGAGAAAGCAGAAGCGATTCTTGCTGCCAATAATGAACCTGCTTCTGTCAGTGTACGTGTCAATCCGCTTAAGACAACGAGAGAAGAAGTCATGACACGTCTTATTCAGGACGGGATGGAAGTGGGCTTAGGAAGCCTCTCTCCTGATGCCTTAATCATTAAAAAAGGGAAGGTTGTTAACCATCCCGTATTTAAACAAGGGCTTATCAGTATTCAAGATGAGAGTTCGATGCTGGTTGGGCGAGCATTAGACGTTCAGCCGGGTATGCTCGTATTAGATGCCTGCGCCGGTCCTGGAGGCAAAACCGCTCATCTTGCCGAACTCATGAAGGATGAAGGCACGATCCATGCCCTTGATTTACATAAGCATAAGACAAGCCTCATTATGGATCAGGCTAATCGGCTAGGCCTTCACTCCATACATACAACCGCTCTAGATGCTCGAAGCGCGAGCGACCATTTCCCTGAAGCTTCATTTGATCGCGTCTTAATTGATGCGCCTTGTACGGGGTTTGGTGTGATCAGAAGGAAGCCGGAGATCAAATATACGAAGTCTGAGAACGATATTTCTCAAATTTCCGCTATTCAAGCAGCTATTTTAAGCAGTTGTGCGAGCCTGGTAAAGCCAGGGGGTAAACTCGTTTATAGTACGTGTACGATAGACAGGGAGGAAAATAGCCGGCAAGTTGAAGCCTTCTTAGCGGAGCATCCCGAATTTGATTGGGATGATACATTGGCAGACCGTTTAGCTACAGTGAAAGAAGCGAACGAAGAGGCCCTCCGGAACGGTTGGATTCAGCTTTTGCCTTCAGATAGTGAAGGGGATGGATTTTTCATTTCTTGTTTAGTTAGAAAGGCTTAA
- the priA gene encoding primosomal protein N', producing the protein MIAEVIVDVPANQTDKPFDYLVPDEWSDLLEAGMRVIVPFGPRKLLGFVIGLKDASEFGKLRSILSIVDDAPVLGEELIALGDWLARTTLCYKIQAFQAILPSMMKASYKKTLRVSSDQSLEEWPELQTLFGKKKLWAWEDIQKVAPKTLSKVKKALKEGILVADQHVGDQRTYKTIKHYLLAKKANEVLASLTGRARKQHELLEWMLRQPVGASFSFSDLEQAVSATRNTVKTLVEKGALVEEEVDVFRDPYQKEIQTTEPLPLTREQQLAILPILKDLETDTARVHLCHGVTGSGKTEIYLQTIQEVLKKGEQAIVLVPEISLTPQMVDRFKGRFGSDVAVLHSGLSQGEKFDEWRKIQRDEVRVVVGARSAIFAPFSNLGVIIIDEEHETSYKQEETPRYHAKDVAVFRSRYHKCPVILGSATPSLESYARAQKGVYHLITLKERVNNRMLPPVRIVDMREELREGNRSIFSKPLLEALQDRLQKGEQSVLLLNRRGYSTFILCRDCGYVVKCPHCDISLTFHQKEQRVKCHYCDYSLPVPRVCPECQSEHIRFFGSGTQKVEEALTQLLPEARVIRMDVDTTRRKGSHEKLLGQFGSRQADILLGTQMIAKGLDFPYVTLVGVLAADTTLHIPDFRSAEKTFQLLTQVGGRAGRHELPGEVIIQSYDPEHYSIVRAQHHDYDQFYVQEMMFRKQHDYPPFFYLTLITVSHESYVKAQETTKKMAVYLKKHLTEEAVILGPVAPAVARIKDRYRSQCMIKYKREPGLMPALKGLLDHYQNAYLKDGLSITIDVNPYAIM; encoded by the coding sequence CTTTCAATCGTTGACGATGCCCCTGTTTTAGGAGAAGAATTAATTGCTTTAGGGGATTGGCTCGCCCGTACGACATTATGCTATAAGATTCAAGCCTTTCAAGCGATCCTTCCATCCATGATGAAGGCAAGCTACAAGAAGACCTTGAGAGTTTCGTCTGACCAATCGCTTGAGGAGTGGCCAGAACTACAGACGTTATTTGGAAAGAAAAAACTGTGGGCTTGGGAGGACATCCAAAAGGTGGCTCCTAAGACGCTTTCTAAAGTAAAAAAAGCGCTTAAAGAAGGTATCTTAGTCGCGGATCAGCATGTAGGTGATCAGCGTACCTACAAAACGATAAAACATTACCTGTTAGCTAAAAAAGCAAACGAGGTTCTTGCTTCACTTACAGGAAGAGCTCGAAAACAGCATGAATTGCTTGAATGGATGCTCCGTCAGCCAGTAGGAGCCTCCTTTTCATTTTCTGATTTGGAGCAAGCTGTCTCTGCTACTCGGAATACCGTTAAGACACTCGTTGAAAAAGGGGCGCTTGTTGAAGAAGAAGTCGATGTGTTTCGTGACCCTTATCAAAAGGAGATCCAAACAACGGAGCCTTTGCCGCTCACTCGCGAACAGCAGCTGGCCATCCTTCCTATATTAAAGGATCTTGAAACTGACACCGCACGTGTTCATCTCTGCCACGGGGTAACAGGAAGCGGCAAGACAGAAATTTATCTTCAAACCATTCAAGAGGTGTTGAAGAAAGGTGAGCAAGCGATTGTTTTAGTTCCAGAAATCTCTTTAACGCCGCAAATGGTCGACCGTTTTAAGGGGCGTTTCGGCTCAGATGTTGCCGTTTTGCACAGCGGCCTAAGCCAAGGTGAGAAATTTGATGAATGGCGGAAAATCCAAAGGGATGAAGTCCGGGTTGTGGTCGGCGCCCGCTCAGCCATTTTTGCTCCCTTTTCAAATCTAGGCGTCATCATTATTGATGAAGAGCATGAAACAAGTTATAAGCAAGAAGAGACTCCTCGGTACCATGCGAAGGATGTAGCGGTTTTTCGGAGCCGTTATCATAAATGCCCGGTCATCCTTGGAAGTGCGACGCCTTCTCTTGAGTCTTATGCAAGAGCGCAAAAAGGCGTGTACCATCTCATAACTTTGAAAGAACGAGTGAACAATCGTATGCTTCCGCCTGTTCGAATTGTCGATATGAGAGAGGAATTAAGAGAAGGGAATCGTTCTATCTTCTCTAAGCCTTTGTTGGAGGCTCTTCAAGATCGGTTGCAAAAAGGGGAGCAAAGCGTCCTGCTTCTGAATCGAAGAGGTTATTCGACCTTTATTTTATGCCGGGATTGCGGGTATGTGGTGAAATGTCCGCATTGCGATATTTCCTTGACCTTTCATCAGAAAGAACAGCGAGTCAAATGTCACTATTGTGATTATTCGTTACCGGTCCCAAGAGTTTGTCCAGAGTGTCAAAGCGAACATATTCGTTTTTTTGGCTCAGGTACCCAAAAGGTAGAAGAGGCCCTTACACAGCTCTTACCAGAAGCACGTGTCATTCGCATGGATGTTGATACAACACGGCGAAAAGGATCCCATGAGAAACTTCTTGGACAGTTTGGTTCGAGACAAGCGGATATCCTGCTTGGAACTCAAATGATCGCAAAAGGGCTCGATTTCCCTTATGTGACACTTGTGGGTGTCCTAGCGGCGGATACGACACTTCATATCCCTGATTTTCGCTCGGCAGAAAAGACATTCCAGTTATTAACTCAGGTAGGTGGACGAGCTGGAAGGCACGAGCTCCCAGGGGAAGTGATCATCCAAAGTTATGATCCAGAACATTACTCGATTGTCAGAGCCCAGCATCACGATTACGATCAGTTCTATGTTCAAGAGATGATGTTCAGAAAACAGCATGATTATCCACCATTCTTCTATCTGACTTTGATTACAGTCAGCCATGAATCTTATGTAAAGGCACAGGAGACGACCAAAAAAATGGCCGTCTATTTAAAGAAACATCTGACAGAAGAAGCTGTCATATTAGGCCCGGTTGCACCGGCTGTTGCACGGATCAAAGATAGATATCGGTCACAGTGCATGATAAAATATAAGCGCGAACCGGGTCTCATGCCTGCTTTAAAAGGGCTATTAGATCATTACCAAAACGCTTATCTGAAGGATGGGTTGTCCATTACCATTGATGTGAATCCTTACGCGATCATGTAA
- the fmt gene encoding methionyl-tRNA formyltransferase yields the protein MNIVFMGTPDFAVPVLEQLFKDGYTVKAVVTQPDRPKGRKKVLTPPPVKVKAEEYGVPVLQPEKVRTPEAVQAILDYEPDLIVTCAYGQILPESLLKEPKLGCINVHASLLPEYRGGAPIHHAIMDGKDETGITIMYMVKALDAGDMLTQVRVAIGPEDTVGTMHDKLSLAGASLLSETLPKLIKGELTPIPQDPDQVTYAPTIQREDERIDWSKPAQQIVNQIRGMNPFPVASTVYKGQNMKLWRAEVSNRTAAGEPGVIIGLEEDGILVKTAGETAVKLTELQPAGKKRLTAQQYLLGADMKEGDRFGEANATDDN from the coding sequence ATGAATATAGTATTTATGGGAACACCTGATTTTGCGGTTCCGGTCCTAGAGCAATTATTTAAAGATGGTTATACGGTTAAAGCGGTTGTTACGCAGCCCGACCGGCCAAAGGGAAGGAAAAAGGTCTTAACGCCTCCTCCTGTCAAAGTAAAGGCAGAAGAATATGGCGTTCCTGTTCTGCAACCTGAAAAAGTTCGAACACCTGAAGCTGTCCAGGCCATATTAGACTATGAGCCGGATCTGATCGTAACGTGTGCTTATGGACAGATTCTCCCAGAATCTCTCTTAAAGGAGCCAAAACTTGGCTGTATCAATGTACACGCTTCTTTGCTCCCAGAGTATCGAGGTGGCGCTCCGATTCACCATGCGATTATGGATGGGAAAGATGAGACTGGGATTACCATTATGTACATGGTAAAAGCCCTTGACGCAGGGGATATGCTGACACAAGTACGCGTTGCGATTGGGCCCGAAGATACCGTGGGAACGATGCATGATAAACTGAGTCTTGCAGGGGCTTCCTTGCTTTCTGAAACTCTTCCAAAATTAATTAAAGGTGAACTGACGCCGATCCCCCAAGACCCGGATCAAGTCACGTATGCACCAACGATTCAGCGAGAAGATGAACGGATCGATTGGTCGAAACCAGCTCAACAAATTGTCAATCAAATTCGTGGTATGAATCCATTTCCAGTTGCTTCTACGGTCTATAAAGGCCAAAACATGAAGCTATGGAGAGCGGAAGTATCAAATCGGACGGCAGCGGGTGAACCAGGTGTCATCATCGGTCTAGAAGAAGATGGGATTCTTGTAAAAACAGCCGGGGAGACGGCGGTGAAATTAACCGAACTGCAACCTGCAGGGAAGAAGCGCTTAACGGCACAACAATACCTCCTAGGGGCTGACATGAAAGAAGGCGACCGTTTTGGCGAAGCAAACGCAACCGATGACAATTAG
- a CDS encoding Stp1/IreP family PP2C-type Ser/Thr phosphatase, with amino-acid sequence MNVIFQTDPGRVRDHNEDNGTVLVKEQAVLAVIADGMGGHLAGEEASALAVETIKEAWESYDPGDPTEDPRWLEETAMKANQVIYNHAESHSECKGMGTTLVMAICRTDCLTIAHVGDSRGYLVIDHETIKQITDDHSLVNQLVKAGQLSEEDADHHPRKNVLIRALGTDIHTEADVRRIEWQAHHCLLLCSDGLSDFVDKSTLLSIISSNHSIEQKATELIECANNAGGYDNISVLLVMNEDGEQP; translated from the coding sequence ATGAATGTGATCTTTCAAACAGATCCAGGAAGAGTCCGAGATCATAATGAAGATAACGGCACTGTTCTAGTCAAGGAACAAGCAGTCCTCGCAGTCATTGCAGATGGAATGGGCGGTCATTTGGCAGGTGAGGAAGCGAGTGCCTTAGCTGTAGAAACCATTAAAGAGGCTTGGGAAAGTTACGATCCAGGTGATCCAACTGAGGATCCGAGATGGTTAGAAGAAACGGCTATGAAGGCTAACCAAGTGATCTATAACCATGCTGAGTCCCATTCCGAATGCAAAGGGATGGGCACAACATTGGTTATGGCCATTTGCCGAACCGATTGTTTAACGATTGCACATGTCGGGGACAGTCGAGGTTACCTCGTTATAGATCATGAGACAATCAAACAGATTACAGATGACCACTCTCTTGTCAATCAATTGGTAAAGGCAGGACAATTATCTGAGGAAGACGCGGATCATCATCCGCGCAAAAATGTATTGATTCGTGCTCTTGGAACAGATATACATACTGAAGCCGATGTCAGGCGGATTGAATGGCAGGCTCATCACTGCTTGCTTTTGTGTTCAGATGGTTTATCCGATTTTGTCGACAAATCAACCTTGTTGTCTATTATTTCCTCGAATCACTCCATCGAACAAAAGGCAACTGAACTCATTGAATGCGCAAATAACGCCGGTGGCTATGATAATATAAGTGTCCTGCTAGTGATGAATGAGGACGGTGAACAACCATGA
- the pknB gene encoding Stk1 family PASTA domain-containing Ser/Thr kinase, translating to MIGRRINDRYKIISRVGDGGMSVVYKAEDLILDRLVAVKVLRSDFSSDEAFIRRFRREAESVASLSDPNIVSIYDIGEEENLHYIVMEFIDGMTLKEYIKQFGPLPSRDAVYILKQIASALEHAHNQGIIHRDIKPQNILIDDQDNVKVTDFGIALAISSATITFTTSIMGSAHYLSPEQAKGGKATAKSDVYAFGIVMYEMLTGELPFPGESPVTVALKHLNDDYTRPKVLNPNIPQSLENIIIRAMAKLPEERFDGMSEIYQELTTALNPDRIDEPPLVLNGGEDPEATKVIPPIASFEDKGPTEQVKKAQPEATSTPVPKKKRKRKKIVIWSSIIVGIVILAVLAIILLPKLLFVPDVTVPNVVGKTYDQAVDTLTDKHLYVKKKMVENDQKPSGIVVDESPNSGSSVKENSTVTLVVSKGPAKEEVADYVGYDRSTVKQLLKGSQYKDIVWKGVPSDSVPADQVMTQKPDPNTKIVPSETVLELTYSTGPEKVSVPDVTGQSKDSATQTLENEGLQVIVQDGDYSDSIAKGDVLSTDPAAGQKVTKDTEVTVYLSKGQEEQPVNTSVQIPVDPSSSDNSDDGTDTDTDTNGDTPTEHHVVITYTDAKNQNAVFKDETISKATTYTLPLTIDPGSSATYTVVLDGTTVQQKTIQYSDVKKG from the coding sequence ATGATAGGGCGTCGCATTAATGATCGCTATAAAATCATCTCTCGCGTTGGGGATGGAGGGATGTCAGTCGTCTACAAAGCTGAAGATCTCATCCTTGATCGACTTGTGGCGGTCAAAGTGCTGCGCAGTGATTTTTCTTCAGATGAAGCTTTTATTCGCCGATTTAGGCGTGAAGCCGAATCGGTCGCTAGTCTATCCGACCCTAATATTGTCAGTATTTATGATATTGGAGAAGAAGAGAATCTTCACTATATTGTAATGGAATTCATTGACGGCATGACGCTCAAAGAATATATTAAGCAGTTCGGACCGCTGCCTTCCCGTGATGCGGTTTATATTCTTAAGCAAATTGCCTCGGCTTTAGAGCATGCCCATAATCAGGGGATTATCCATCGCGATATCAAACCGCAAAATATATTAATTGATGACCAAGATAATGTGAAAGTGACCGATTTTGGTATTGCGCTTGCTATCAGTTCAGCAACGATTACGTTTACAACTTCAATTATGGGAAGTGCCCATTACTTATCTCCGGAACAGGCTAAGGGCGGGAAAGCAACGGCTAAGTCGGATGTCTATGCGTTTGGGATCGTTATGTATGAGATGCTGACAGGGGAACTTCCATTTCCTGGTGAATCCCCTGTGACGGTTGCGCTTAAACATTTAAATGATGATTATACACGCCCTAAAGTTTTGAATCCAAATATTCCTCAGAGTTTGGAAAACATAATAATTAGAGCGATGGCGAAGCTGCCGGAGGAGCGTTTTGACGGAATGAGTGAGATTTATCAAGAGTTAACAACCGCACTCAATCCAGATCGAATCGATGAACCTCCCCTTGTACTAAATGGAGGTGAGGACCCCGAAGCGACGAAAGTGATTCCACCTATCGCCTCTTTTGAAGATAAAGGACCGACTGAACAAGTAAAAAAGGCTCAGCCAGAAGCAACTTCGACTCCTGTTCCCAAAAAGAAAAGGAAACGCAAGAAGATTGTAATCTGGTCAAGTATTATAGTGGGAATAGTGATACTTGCTGTTTTGGCCATCATTTTATTACCTAAGCTCTTATTTGTTCCAGACGTGACTGTTCCAAATGTTGTTGGGAAAACCTATGATCAAGCGGTTGATACGCTAACCGATAAGCATTTGTATGTCAAAAAGAAAATGGTTGAAAATGATCAGAAGCCATCAGGCATTGTCGTTGATGAATCGCCGAATAGCGGGTCGAGCGTTAAGGAGAATTCCACGGTTACCCTCGTTGTGAGTAAGGGACCCGCAAAGGAAGAAGTAGCCGATTATGTGGGCTATGATCGTTCAACGGTTAAACAATTACTTAAAGGCAGTCAATATAAAGATATTGTTTGGAAAGGTGTCCCTTCCGATTCGGTGCCAGCAGATCAAGTCATGACCCAAAAGCCTGACCCGAATACGAAAATTGTCCCTTCTGAAACAGTGTTGGAGTTGACTTACAGCACAGGCCCAGAAAAGGTCAGTGTTCCGGATGTCACCGGTCAATCCAAAGATTCGGCGACACAGACGCTTGAGAATGAGGGGCTTCAAGTGATCGTTCAGGACGGAGACTACTCTGATAGTATTGCAAAGGGCGATGTACTCAGCACAGACCCGGCAGCTGGTCAGAAGGTAACAAAGGATACGGAAGTGACGGTATACCTTTCTAAAGGCCAAGAAGAGCAGCCTGTTAATACGTCCGTTCAAATTCCAGTCGACCCCTCCTCTTCCGACAACTCGGATGATGGGACAGATACGGACACGGATACTAATGGTGATACGCCTACCGAACATCATGTGGTGATTACCTACACGGATGCCAAGAATCAGAATGCAGTATTCAAGGATGAAACGATCTCGAAGGCGACTACTTATACGTTGCCGTTAACGATTGATCCGGGCAGTTCGGCTACCTATACAGTAGTGCTTGACGGCACGACCGTTCAGCAAAAAACGATTCAATACTCGGATGTAAAAAAAGGCTAG